CGCGGCGCCGTCTCTTTTGCCGGCGACCGCGAACCCTTCAACCCGGCCGAGATGCGCGAGCTCTGCTACATCGCTATCCATGTCTTCGACAGGCTTGCCGAGATCCGCAACCTCGACACGCGCATGACGGACACGCTGACCGACCGCGAGATCGATTGCCTCAACTGGACGGCGGCCGGCAAGACCAGTGCCGAAATCGCTGAAATCCTGACCCTGTCCGAGCATACGGTCAATCACTACCTCAACCGCGCCACCAAGAAGCTCGATACGGTCAACCGCACCCAGGCGGTCGCCAAGGCGCTGCGCATCGGCCTGATCAAATAAGTTGCAAAAAACAACCGACAGCTTTTGAAGCCGCCCAGCGCGTAGGCAAGTCTTTCCCGTTGAGGGGCTGTCGCAAGCGCTTTTGCAGTCTTTTCCTTGATTTTCCATCTGGCACGCTTTCTGCATCTCTTGTGCGAGAGGTCCAGAGGGGACTTTGAGGCCAGCGCTAGGAAATGGCGCGGCCGACACACCGCTGTCCGACGCCGTTGCCGCTTTCTCCCGGCTCTTCGGTGTCGGCGGCGGTTGTTGCGTTTTGGCACCGCTTCTTTCCCGGCTGTCCGCGATTTCGTCTTCCCTGTTCATTTTTAGCTGGTCTTTTTTTCGGCTTGCTCTAGTTCGCCCCGGATTGCGCCGGTTCTCGGGGAGACCGTTGCGGCCATCAGGGCGAAAGCCCGGCGGACTTGATGGCCGCAACGGATCGCCAATTCTCCCCGGCGCCTTTTTGAGCGCCGGCATTCGATTTCCCTCCCGATGATTTTGTTTGGCGAAGGCTTCCGTCTCCACTATTTGTGATCTGCAAGAAGAAGCAGTGAGGGTGGAATGGCCGACGTCACCAAGGAACAGGTTCTCGAAACGCTGAAGACCGTGCGTGGGCCCGATCTCGAGCACGATATCGTCGAGCTCGGCATGGTCTCCGACGTCTTCATCTCCGACGGCAAGGTTTATTTCTCCATCACCGTCCCGGCCGATCGCGCCAGGGAGCTGGAGCCGATGCGGCTCGCCGCTGAGCGCGTCATCAAGGAAATGCCGGGCGTCAAGGGTGCCCTCGTCACACTGACCGCCGACAAGAAGGCGGCAGCCGCCGCTCCGGCTGCCCGGCCGAACCCGCCTCACGGCCATGCCGGCCACGATCACCAGCATGATCATGCGAGCCATGCTCACGCTCCTCAACAGCCGCCGCGCGCCGGCAAGATCGGTGTGCCCGGCATCGGTGCGATCATCGCCGTCGCCTCGGGCAAGGGTGGGGTCGGCAAGTCGACCACCGCCGTCAATCTCGCACTCGGCCTGCTCGCCAACGGTCTTCGCGTCGGCATTCTCGATGCCGATATTTATGGTCCCTCGATGCCGCGACTGCTGAAGATATCGGGCCGCCCGACGCAGATCGACGGCCGCATCATCAATCCGATGGAGAATTATGGCCTCAAGGTCATGTCGATGGGCTTCCTTGTCGACGAGGAGACGGCGATGATCTGGCGCGGGCCGATGGTCCAGTCGGCGCTGCTGCAGATGCTGCGCGAAGTCGCCTGGGGCGAACTTGACGTCCTCGTCGTCGACATGCCGCCCGGCACCGGCGACGCCCAATTGACCATGGCCCAGCAGGTGCCGCTTGCCGGCGCCGTCATCGTCTCGACGCCGCAGGATCTGGCGCTGATCGATGCCCGCAAGGGCCTCAACATGTTCCGCAAGGTCGAGGTGCCGGTGCTCGGCATCGTCGAGAATATGAGCTATTTCATCGCCCCGGATACCGGCACCCGCTACGATATCTTCGGCCATGGCGGCGCCCGCAAGGAGGCCGAGCGCATCGGCGTGCCCTTCCTCGGCGAAGTGCCGTTGACGATGAACATCCGCGAAACCTCCGACGCCGGCACGCCGCTCGTCGCCTCCGAGCCGAACGGCGTCGTCGCCGGCATCTATCGCGGTATCGCCGCCAAGGTCTGGGAGCAGATCGCCGGCCAGTCCCAGCGCCCGGCGCCGACAATCGTCTTCGAATAATGCATGCCGCCCGGAAGTGTGAAGCGGTTCCGGGATAACGGGCATGCATGAAACAAAGAGCTGACGCGCGTCGCATGAATCGGGTTCGATGCGAGGTGCTTGAGCGAGCCGAATCGCCGCGGCCGATACCCCAAATTGTGGGGGAAACGTGATGAAAAGCCGCGCTTCACGGAAGATGTCTTGATTATTTCACGGCTTTGCTTCATATGCCGCGGCGCCATGATGGCGTTTTGCTGCAGATGCTCAGTGACGGCGGTCTTCGTTTCGAAGAGGCCGGCCCGCCTGCAAGTTCGGAGTTGTCTTGTCGATCGAAGGATTGGGAACTGCGATGCGGTTGAGCACAACGCGCATGCCGGCCTTTAAGGTTGGATGCAGCCGGAGAGACGACCGGTGATTACCGCCTACTGTTCCAATTGCAGGTCGGTCGAGATTCGCGATCTGTCGCATGCCGCGTCCTTTCCCGAGGATGTCGTCTGGATCGACATGATCGAGCCGACCCGCGATGAGGAACTCTATGTCGAGAAGATTCTCGGCATCGAGGTCCCGACCCGCGACGACCTCAAGGATATAGAGCCTTCCGCCCGTCTCTATGTCGAAAACGACGCCGTTTTCATGACCGCCTCGCTGCTCTGGAAGGCTGACACCGACGTGCCGACGCTGACCGATGTCGCCTTCATCCTGGCTGGAAGCCGCCTGGTCACCATTCGCTACGCCCATCCCAAATCCTTTGCGCTGTTCATCGCCGCCCTTCACCGGCTGCCGGAAAACTGGCGCAGCGGCGCTGCCCTTCTCGCCAAGCTCTTGGAGACGATCGTCGACCGCACCGCCGAGATCCTCGAGATCTCCGTCTCGCGCATCGACATCTTGTCGACGCATGTCTTCGGCGACCGGGCAAAGAAGGTGCGCAAACCCTCGAACTATCTCGAGGAGAAGCTGCGCGATATCGCCGGCCATCACCGGATGATCAGCAAGGTGCGCGACAGCCTCGGCTCGCTGTCCCGCCTGCTCACCTTCTTTCACACCATCCCGGCGATCCAGCAGGACCGTGAGGCGAAGGAGCTCTGCCGCACCGTTTCCCGCGATATCCAGTCGCTGTCGGAGCATGCTTCCTTCGTCGCCGCCAACATCACCTTCCTGCTCGATGCTTCGCTCGGGCTTATCAACATCGAGCAGAACTCGATCATCAAGATTTTCTCGATTGCCTCGGTGGTGTTTTTGCCGCCGACATTGGTCGCTTCCGTCTATGGTATGAACTTTCAGGTCATGCCGGAGCTGACCTGGGCCGCGGGTTATCCCTATTCGCTGGCCCTGATGGTGTTATCCGCCGTCATCCCTTTTTTCTTTTTCCGCTGGAAAGGCTGGCTCTGAGGAGCCTGTTGAAACTTCATGTCCGAAGATAGCCATCCGAACGAACGCCATATGACGCCGAAAAAGCTGTTCTATCTCTCGTTGGGTTCCGTCGGCGTCGTCTACGGCGATATCGGCACCAGCCCGCTCTATGCCTTTCGCGAGGCGCTGAAGCCGGTGGCCCATGACGGCGTCACCCGTTTCGAAGTCATCAGCCTGATCTCGCTGATGATCTGGGCGCTGACGATCATCGTCACCATCAAATATGTGCTCTTCCTGCTGCGCGCCGACAACGACGGCGAGGGCGGCACGCTGTCGCTGCTTGCCCTTTTGATGAAGACCGCCAACGGCCATACCGCCATGCTGATGCTGCTCGGCCTGATGGGTGCAGCCCTCTTCCTCGGCGATGCGATGATCACGCCGGCTCTATCCGTGCTGTCGGCCGTCGAGGGCCTGAAGCTCGTCACACCCAGCCTCGCGGACTATATCGTGCCGATCTCGGTGGTGATCCTGGCGCTGCTCTTCGTCGTGCAATCGCGCGGCACCGGCGCCGTCGCGAGGTTCTTCGGCCCGATCACCGCCGTCTGGTTCCTCGTCATGGCCGCCGCCGGCATTTCCCATATCTCTGACGATTACGGCATCCTGGCTGCCTTCAATCCCTATTATGCCGTCGCCTTCCTGCTGCATGAGGGCTTCTACGGCATCGTCGTGCTCGGCGCCGTCTTCCTGACGGTGACGGGTGCTGAGGCGCTCTATGCCGATCTCGGCCATTTCGGCCGCCGCCCGATCCAGTGGGCCTGGTTCCTGCTGGTTTTCCCGGCGCTGACGCTGAACTATCTCGGGCAGGGCGCTCTCGTTCTCGGCAATCCGGCGACGATGTCCGATCCCTTCTATCTGATGTATCCGAAATGGGCGCTGCTGCCGGTCGTCATCCTGGCGACCGCCGCGACGATCATCGCCAGCCAGGCTGTCATCACCGGCGCCTTCTCGATGGTGCGCCAGGGCATCAACCTCGGCTTCCTGCCGCGCATGGAAATCCTCTTCACCTCGGAAACCAATACCGGGCAGATCTTCGTGCCTTCGGTCAACGCCGTGCTGTTCATCGGCGTTATCTTCCTGGTCCTGAGTTTCAAGACATCGGACGCGCTGGCGACCGCCTATGGCATCTCCGTCACCGGCGCCATGGTCGTCACCTCGATCATGGCCTTCGAATTCGTCCGCGCCCGCTGGAACTGGTCGCTGCCGGTTGCGGTGATCGCGCTCGTGCCGCTGGTCGTGCTCGAATTGATCTTCCTCGGCGCCAACCTTTTGAAGATCCACGACGGCGGCTATATCCCGATCCTGATCGCCACCGCCTTTACCGTCGTTATGTGGACCTGGCGTCGCGGCACCGCGATCCTGATGGAAAAGACCCGCCACACCGATATTCCGCTCGCCTCCTTCGTCAGCTCGATCGAGCGCAAGAG
The Rhizobium leguminosarum DNA segment above includes these coding regions:
- a CDS encoding Mrp/NBP35 family ATP-binding protein: MADVTKEQVLETLKTVRGPDLEHDIVELGMVSDVFISDGKVYFSITVPADRARELEPMRLAAERVIKEMPGVKGALVTLTADKKAAAAAPAARPNPPHGHAGHDHQHDHASHAHAPQQPPRAGKIGVPGIGAIIAVASGKGGVGKSTTAVNLALGLLANGLRVGILDADIYGPSMPRLLKISGRPTQIDGRIINPMENYGLKVMSMGFLVDEETAMIWRGPMVQSALLQMLREVAWGELDVLVVDMPPGTGDAQLTMAQQVPLAGAVIVSTPQDLALIDARKGLNMFRKVEVPVLGIVENMSYFIAPDTGTRYDIFGHGGARKEAERIGVPFLGEVPLTMNIRETSDAGTPLVASEPNGVVAGIYRGIAAKVWEQIAGQSQRPAPTIVFE
- a CDS encoding magnesium transporter CorA family protein, whose translation is MITAYCSNCRSVEIRDLSHAASFPEDVVWIDMIEPTRDEELYVEKILGIEVPTRDDLKDIEPSARLYVENDAVFMTASLLWKADTDVPTLTDVAFILAGSRLVTIRYAHPKSFALFIAALHRLPENWRSGAALLAKLLETIVDRTAEILEISVSRIDILSTHVFGDRAKKVRKPSNYLEEKLRDIAGHHRMISKVRDSLGSLSRLLTFFHTIPAIQQDREAKELCRTVSRDIQSLSEHASFVAANITFLLDASLGLINIEQNSIIKIFSIASVVFLPPTLVASVYGMNFQVMPELTWAAGYPYSLALMVLSAVIPFFFFRWKGWL
- a CDS encoding potassium transporter Kup, translated to MSEDSHPNERHMTPKKLFYLSLGSVGVVYGDIGTSPLYAFREALKPVAHDGVTRFEVISLISLMIWALTIIVTIKYVLFLLRADNDGEGGTLSLLALLMKTANGHTAMLMLLGLMGAALFLGDAMITPALSVLSAVEGLKLVTPSLADYIVPISVVILALLFVVQSRGTGAVARFFGPITAVWFLVMAAAGISHISDDYGILAAFNPYYAVAFLLHEGFYGIVVLGAVFLTVTGAEALYADLGHFGRRPIQWAWFLLVFPALTLNYLGQGALVLGNPATMSDPFYLMYPKWALLPVVILATAATIIASQAVITGAFSMVRQGINLGFLPRMEILFTSETNTGQIFVPSVNAVLFIGVIFLVLSFKTSDALATAYGISVTGAMVVTSIMAFEFVRARWNWSLPVAVIALVPLVVLELIFLGANLLKIHDGGYIPILIATAFTVVMWTWRRGTAILMEKTRHTDIPLASFVSSIERKSEHSPAQVPGTAIFLTSDPESAPAALLHNLKHNHVLHDRNVILTIRTINKPRVPSHDRYRVEQISERFSRVELLFGFMESQNVSQALATLRKTGLKFDIMSTSFYLGRRKLVPDAKSGMPYWQDRLYIALANAAANPSDYFRLPANRVVELGSHVII